In Triticum aestivum cultivar Chinese Spring chromosome 5B, IWGSC CS RefSeq v2.1, whole genome shotgun sequence, the following proteins share a genomic window:
- the LOC123113255 gene encoding CWF19-like protein 2 isoform X1, with the protein MLLGAKVVPRDKAVLKPGSGDGSGSDGSAGKARSRRGSKRRDKEEKRRRRHRRRSRRRSDSSEEEGSDDSVDEEEEKELSRSKRRRKQRRRGRRDFSDEDDSSAESDKGRGSGKGKRGGAASDDDDDEDEEEEIGGDGMRASEVVRKEMGLEWMLKSASSSQPEGSRAQRAENEEDKFEATHEEVKKPNPKEMNPYLRDNGSGYPDEATAANAASQLLASSVVGDGGASWRLKALKRAKEQAAREGRKIEEVVEERWGSLGHLAASVSTSRVAPSYAHLQAIRGRKAGQGDYSEKSSKVDRKEDQRGEESGGGRQYLQGVSSRDHAMRKPRPDSVPWKKNRQNISSEDQTLISSALASINKFSNDGSFMDKISNHGSKNTNVSNVEKRDSDQKAHQESSKISSSVSTQKQQESSKISSSVSTQKQESSKISSSGSTQKLNANQLAAKVLQLRMKGKHEEADQLSREMETVLENQSASVEEPRHVKENSSTRHTIKPSAADRRKREEDADLHLANKIMHNKLYTMSKSVEDEYEYGDAPTKKGKRTREAHQENRGTQRHILTQKERCLYCFENPSRPKHLVIAIGNFTYLMLPQFEPLVPGHCVILPLQHESSTRTVDKNVWEEIRNFKKCLLKMFAQQDKDVVFMETVINLVKQQRHCMIECIPVPCEVSNKAPMYFKKAIDEVEEEWSQHEMKKLIPTSGNLRQVIPENFAYFHVEFGLDRGFVHVIDDESKFGAGFGLNVLRGVLRLPGEDMHRRRRHESMDNQKQAVAGFMKGWEPFDWTKQLE; encoded by the exons atgCTGCTGGGCGCGAAGGTGGTACCCCGCGACAAGGCTGTGCTG AAGCCAGGAAGCGGCGACGGCTCGGGATCCGACGGCTCCGCCGGGAAGGCGCGCTCCAGGCGTGGCAGCAAGAGGAGGGACAAGGAGGAGAAGCGGAGGCGGAGGcaccggcggaggagccggcgcagGTCGGACAGCTCGGAGGAGGAGGGGTCGGACGACTCggtcgacgaggaggaggagaaggagctgAGCCGGAGCAAGCGCCGGAGGAAGCAGCGCCGCAGGGGgcgccgcgacttctccgacgagGATGACTCCAGCGCCGAATCTGATAAAGGGAGAG GTAGTGGCAAGGGGAAGCGAGGAGGCGCTGcaagtgacgatgatgatgatgaggatgaagaggaggagatCGGAGGTGACGGGATGAGAGCAAGTGAGGTTGTCAGGAAGGAGATGGGGCTTGAATGGATGCTTAAATCGGCAAGCAGCAGTCAGCCGGAGGGCAGCCGTGCTCAGAGGGCTGAGAACGAGGAGGACAAGTTTGAGGCTACACATGAAGAG GTGAAGAAACCTAACCCGAAAGAAATGAATCCCTATTTGAGGGACAATGGCAGTGGCTATCCCGATGAAGCCACCGCTGCAAATGCAGCCAGTCAGTTGCTTGCGTCCTCCGTTGTCGGTGACGGAGGTGCTAGCTGGCGGCTTAAGGCTTTGAAACGTGCAAAAGAGCAAGCAGCTCGTGAAGGTAGAAAGATTGAGGAG GTAGTTGAAGAGAGATGGGGTTCATTGGGTCACTTAGCCGCATCAGTCTCAACGTCCAGAGTTGCCCCTTCTTATGCCCACTTGCAGGCCATTAGGGGTAGAAAAGCTGGACAAGGAGACTACTCTGAGAAATCCTCCAAAGTAGATCGGAAGGAGGACCAGCGAGGCGAAGAGAGTGGTGGTGGTCGCCAATATTTGCAAGGCGTCTCCTCCCGGGATCATGCAATGAGAAAACCCAGGCCTGATTCTGTACCTTGGAAGAAAAACAGACAGAATATATCCTCTGAGGATCAAACGCTCATCTCGTCAGCACTAGCAAGCATCAACAAATTTTCTAACGATGGGAGCTTTATGGATAAAATCAGTAACCATGGTAGTAAAAATACAAATGTTTCAAATGTCGAGAAGAGGGATAGTGATCAGAAAGCCCACCAGGAGAGTTCAAAGATATCATCTTCAGTGAGCACACAAAAGCAGCAGGAGAGTTCAAAGATATCATCTTCAGTGAGCACACAAAAGCAGGAGAGTTCAAAGATATCATCTTCAGGTAGCACTCAAAAGCTAAATGCAAACCAGTTAGCTGCGAAGGTTCTGCAGCTCCGAATGAAAGGCAAGCACGAAGAAGCTGACCAACTTTCG AGAGAGATGGAGACTGTGCTGGAAAACCAGAGTGCTTCTGTTGAAGAGCCTAGGCATGTAAAGGAAAATAGCTCAACCAG GCATACAATAAAGCCCAGTGCAGCTGATCGCAGGAAAAGAGAAGAGGATGCTGACCTGCATCTTGCAAATAAAATTATGCACAACAAACTGTACACCATGAGTAAAAGTGTAGAGGATGAATATGAATATGGTGATGCTCCCACTAAGAAAGGCAAAAGGACCAGAGAGGCACATCAGGAGAATAGGGGCACTCAGAGACATATTTTGACTCAGAAAGAGCGCTGTTTGTATTGCTTTGAGAACCCATCCAGGCCAAAGCATCTGGTTATTGCTATAGGGAACTTCACTTACTTGATGCTGCCACAGTTTGAGCCTCTTGTTCCTGGGCACTGTGTCATTCTTCCATTGCAG CACGAGTCTTCAACAAGAACAGTTGATAAAAATGTCTGGGAGGAGATTCGCAACTTCAAGAAGTGCCTCCTGAAGATGTTTGCGCAGCAGGACAAGGATGTGGTTTTCATGGAGACTgtcataaacttggtcaaacaaCAGAGGCATTGCATGATTGAATGCATCCCTGTCCCATGCGAAGTTTCAAACAAAGCGCCCATGTACTTCAAGAAG GCAATTGATGAAGTTGAAGAGGAATGGTCCCAGCACGAGATGAAGAAGCTCATTCCAACGAGCGGTAACCTGCGGCAGGTCATCCCGGAGAACTTCGCCTACTTCCACGTGGAGTTTGGCCTGGACCGTGGGTTTGTCCACGTGATCGACGACGAGAGCAAGTTCGGTGCTGGTTTCGGGCTGAATGTACTCAGAGGGGTGCTCCGGTTGCCGGGGGAGGACATGCACCGTCGCCGGAGGCACGAGTCCATGGATAACCAGAAGCAAGCTGTTGCCGGCTTCATGAAAGGCTGGGAGCCCTTCGACTGGACGAAGCAGCTCGAGTAG
- the LOC100415871 gene encoding deoxyhypusine synthase, with the protein MAGEGGSGGERSKDPLEGVRAIVLKPSESLDESRFTKIAGADFNDAGLGLDGLLGSLASTGFQASNLGDAIDVVNQMLDWRLSHEKPSEDCDEAELDPKYRESVKCKIFLGFTSNLVSSGIRDVIRFLVQHHMVDVVVTTAGGIEEDLIKCLAPTYRGEFSLPGALLRSKGLNRIGNLLVPNDNYCKFENWIMPLFDQMLQEQSTENVWTPSKVIARLGKEINDESSYLYWAYKNNIPVYCPALTDGSLGDMLFCHAVRNPGLIIDIVQDIRLINGEAIHASPRKTGVIILGGGLPKHHICNANMFRNGADYAVYINTAQEFDGSDSGARPDEAVSWGKIKGSAKPVKVHCDATIAFPLLVAATFARRSHGANSTN; encoded by the exons atggccggcgaGGGCGGAAGCGGCGGAGAGCGCAGCAAGGACCCGCTGGAGGGCGTCCGCGCCATCGTGCTCAAGCCGTCCGAGTCCCTCGACGAGTCGCGGTTCACCAAAATCGCCGGCGCCGACTTCAACGACGCCGGCCTCGGCCTCGACGGCCTCCTTGGGTCGCTCGCCTCCACGGGGTTCCAGGCGTCCAACCTCGGCGACGCCATCGACGTCGTCAATCAGATG TTAGATTGGAGGCTGTCGCATGAGAAGCCAAGCGAGGACTGTGATGAAGCTGAACTTGACCCGAAATACAGAGAATCTGTCAAGTGCAAGATATTCCTTGGTTTCACTTCGAACCTTGTTTCTTCCGGTATACGGGATGTAATACGGTTTCTAGTTCAACATCACATG GTGGATGTTGTTGTAACGACAGCTGGGGGTATAGAGGAAGACCTCATAAAATGCCTAGCACCAACGTACCGAGGTGAATTTTCTTTACCTGGGGCACTGCTACGGTCAAAAGGACTTAACCGGATAGGAAATCTGTTGGTGCCCAATGATAACTATTGCAAGTTTGAAAACTGGATCATGCCACTCTTTGACCAGATGCTACAAGAACAATCTACCGAG AATGTCTGGACACCATCAAAGGTGATTGCTCGTCTTGGCAAAGAAATAAATGATGAAAGCTCCTACCTTTATTGGGCATACAAG AACAATATTCCTGTATACTGCCCAGCATTGACTGATGGATCACTCGGAGACATGCTGTTTTGTCATGCAGTTCGCAATCCTGGTCTTATTATCGACATTGTACAAG ATATAAGGCTGATAAATGGTGAAGCCATTCATGCAAGCCCAAGGAAGACAGGGGTCATAATTCTTGGTGGAGGCCTTCCAAAGCATCATATATGCAATGCAAATATGTTCCGCAATGGTGCAGATTATGCAGTCTATATCAACACGGCTCAAGAGTTTGATGGAAGTGACTCAGGAGCACGGCCAGATGAAGCAGTTTCATGGGGAAAGATCAAAGGTTCAGCAAAACCTGTAAAG GTCCACTGTGATGCAACTATCGCTTTCCCGTTACTTGTAGCTGCAACATTTGCACGTAGGTCTCATGGTGCAAATTCAACCAACTGA
- the LOC123113256 gene encoding ALA-interacting subunit 5, with amino-acid sequence MPPANGGAAAGPSSGSGRDGPPAATAAVKRNRPRYHAFTQQQLPACKPILSPNMVIPILVFVGLLFIPIGLACYAASNKVFEVVYRYDTKCVPKNMLHNKVGYIQNASINKTCTINLKIPNAMKRPIFVYYQLDRFYQNHRRYATSFNIAQLSDPKEEANADIKDCKPEAYAGKGIPVVPCGLVAWSLFNDTYSLARRPRRAGGIGGVEALRVIKSGISWRSERERLFGKHVYPKNFQNGSLVGGGRLDPRKPLSEQEELMVWMRTAAMPRFRKLYGRVEADLDAGETVAVEVRNSYNTYSFDGGKAVVLSTAGPLGGRKAFLGRAYLVTGMACLVLALLLTLVCLFFPMTEEHLRLR; translated from the exons ATGCcgccggcgaacggtggcgccGCCGCCGGACCGAGCTCCGGCAGCGGCAGGGACGGCCCGCCGGCGGCCACCGCAGCGGTGAAACGCAACAGGCCTCGGT ATCATGCATTTACTCAGCAACAACTCCCAGCGTGCAAGCCTATACTGTCACCCAATATG GTCATTCCCATTCTTGTATTCGTGGGCTTGCTTTTCATTCCGATTGGCCTTGCTTGCTACGCGGCTTCAAACAAG GTCTTCGAAGTGGTTTACCGATACGACACGAAATGCGTTCCGAAGAACATGCTTCACAACAAAGTGGGCTACATCCAGAACGCGTCGATAAACAAGACATGCACAATAAATCTCAAG ATCCCCAATGCTATGAAGAGGCCAATCTTCGTATACTACCAGCTCGACCGGTTCTACCAGAACCACAGAAG GTACGCGACGAGCTTCAACATCGCGCAGCTGAGCGACCCCAAGGAGGAGGCGAACGCCGACATAAAGGACTGCAAGCCTGAAGCCTACGCCGGCAAAGGCATCCCCGTGGTGCCATGCGGCCTCGTGGCCTGGAGCCTGTTCAACGACACCTACAGCTTGGCCCGCCGTCCCCGTCGCGCTGGCGGCATCGGCGGCGTCGAGGCGCTGAGGGTGATCAAGAGCGGGATCTCGTGGCGGAGCGAGCGGGAGCGGCTGTTCGGCAAGCACGTGTACCCCAAGAACTTCCAGAACGGCAGCCTCGTCGGCGGCGGGCGGCTCGACCCGAGAAAGCCC CTGAGCGAGCAGGAGGAGCTGATGGTGTGGATGCGGACGGCGGCGATGCCGCGGTTCAGGAAGCTGTACGGGAGGGTGGAGGCGGACCTGGACGCCGGCGAGACGGTGGCGGTGGAGGTGCGGAACAGCTACAACACGTACAGCTTCGACGGGGGCAAGGCGGTGGTGCTGTCCACCGCCGGGCCGCTAGGCGGGCGCAAAGCCTTCCTCGGCCGCGCCTACCTCGTCACCGGCATGGCCTGCCTCGTCCTCGCGCTGCTGCTCACGCTCGTCTGCCTCTTCTTCCCCAT GACAGAGGAGCATCTCCGGCTGCGGTAG
- the LOC123113255 gene encoding CWF19-like protein 2 isoform X2 has translation MLLGAKVVPRDKAVLPGSGDGSGSDGSAGKARSRRGSKRRDKEEKRRRRHRRRSRRRSDSSEEEGSDDSVDEEEEKELSRSKRRRKQRRRGRRDFSDEDDSSAESDKGRGSGKGKRGGAASDDDDDEDEEEEIGGDGMRASEVVRKEMGLEWMLKSASSSQPEGSRAQRAENEEDKFEATHEEVKKPNPKEMNPYLRDNGSGYPDEATAANAASQLLASSVVGDGGASWRLKALKRAKEQAAREGRKIEEVVEERWGSLGHLAASVSTSRVAPSYAHLQAIRGRKAGQGDYSEKSSKVDRKEDQRGEESGGGRQYLQGVSSRDHAMRKPRPDSVPWKKNRQNISSEDQTLISSALASINKFSNDGSFMDKISNHGSKNTNVSNVEKRDSDQKAHQESSKISSSVSTQKQQESSKISSSVSTQKQESSKISSSGSTQKLNANQLAAKVLQLRMKGKHEEADQLSREMETVLENQSASVEEPRHVKENSSTRHTIKPSAADRRKREEDADLHLANKIMHNKLYTMSKSVEDEYEYGDAPTKKGKRTREAHQENRGTQRHILTQKERCLYCFENPSRPKHLVIAIGNFTYLMLPQFEPLVPGHCVILPLQHESSTRTVDKNVWEEIRNFKKCLLKMFAQQDKDVVFMETVINLVKQQRHCMIECIPVPCEVSNKAPMYFKKAIDEVEEEWSQHEMKKLIPTSGNLRQVIPENFAYFHVEFGLDRGFVHVIDDESKFGAGFGLNVLRGVLRLPGEDMHRRRRHESMDNQKQAVAGFMKGWEPFDWTKQLE, from the exons atgCTGCTGGGCGCGAAGGTGGTACCCCGCGACAAGGCTGTGCTG CCAGGAAGCGGCGACGGCTCGGGATCCGACGGCTCCGCCGGGAAGGCGCGCTCCAGGCGTGGCAGCAAGAGGAGGGACAAGGAGGAGAAGCGGAGGCGGAGGcaccggcggaggagccggcgcagGTCGGACAGCTCGGAGGAGGAGGGGTCGGACGACTCggtcgacgaggaggaggagaaggagctgAGCCGGAGCAAGCGCCGGAGGAAGCAGCGCCGCAGGGGgcgccgcgacttctccgacgagGATGACTCCAGCGCCGAATCTGATAAAGGGAGAG GTAGTGGCAAGGGGAAGCGAGGAGGCGCTGcaagtgacgatgatgatgatgaggatgaagaggaggagatCGGAGGTGACGGGATGAGAGCAAGTGAGGTTGTCAGGAAGGAGATGGGGCTTGAATGGATGCTTAAATCGGCAAGCAGCAGTCAGCCGGAGGGCAGCCGTGCTCAGAGGGCTGAGAACGAGGAGGACAAGTTTGAGGCTACACATGAAGAG GTGAAGAAACCTAACCCGAAAGAAATGAATCCCTATTTGAGGGACAATGGCAGTGGCTATCCCGATGAAGCCACCGCTGCAAATGCAGCCAGTCAGTTGCTTGCGTCCTCCGTTGTCGGTGACGGAGGTGCTAGCTGGCGGCTTAAGGCTTTGAAACGTGCAAAAGAGCAAGCAGCTCGTGAAGGTAGAAAGATTGAGGAG GTAGTTGAAGAGAGATGGGGTTCATTGGGTCACTTAGCCGCATCAGTCTCAACGTCCAGAGTTGCCCCTTCTTATGCCCACTTGCAGGCCATTAGGGGTAGAAAAGCTGGACAAGGAGACTACTCTGAGAAATCCTCCAAAGTAGATCGGAAGGAGGACCAGCGAGGCGAAGAGAGTGGTGGTGGTCGCCAATATTTGCAAGGCGTCTCCTCCCGGGATCATGCAATGAGAAAACCCAGGCCTGATTCTGTACCTTGGAAGAAAAACAGACAGAATATATCCTCTGAGGATCAAACGCTCATCTCGTCAGCACTAGCAAGCATCAACAAATTTTCTAACGATGGGAGCTTTATGGATAAAATCAGTAACCATGGTAGTAAAAATACAAATGTTTCAAATGTCGAGAAGAGGGATAGTGATCAGAAAGCCCACCAGGAGAGTTCAAAGATATCATCTTCAGTGAGCACACAAAAGCAGCAGGAGAGTTCAAAGATATCATCTTCAGTGAGCACACAAAAGCAGGAGAGTTCAAAGATATCATCTTCAGGTAGCACTCAAAAGCTAAATGCAAACCAGTTAGCTGCGAAGGTTCTGCAGCTCCGAATGAAAGGCAAGCACGAAGAAGCTGACCAACTTTCG AGAGAGATGGAGACTGTGCTGGAAAACCAGAGTGCTTCTGTTGAAGAGCCTAGGCATGTAAAGGAAAATAGCTCAACCAG GCATACAATAAAGCCCAGTGCAGCTGATCGCAGGAAAAGAGAAGAGGATGCTGACCTGCATCTTGCAAATAAAATTATGCACAACAAACTGTACACCATGAGTAAAAGTGTAGAGGATGAATATGAATATGGTGATGCTCCCACTAAGAAAGGCAAAAGGACCAGAGAGGCACATCAGGAGAATAGGGGCACTCAGAGACATATTTTGACTCAGAAAGAGCGCTGTTTGTATTGCTTTGAGAACCCATCCAGGCCAAAGCATCTGGTTATTGCTATAGGGAACTTCACTTACTTGATGCTGCCACAGTTTGAGCCTCTTGTTCCTGGGCACTGTGTCATTCTTCCATTGCAG CACGAGTCTTCAACAAGAACAGTTGATAAAAATGTCTGGGAGGAGATTCGCAACTTCAAGAAGTGCCTCCTGAAGATGTTTGCGCAGCAGGACAAGGATGTGGTTTTCATGGAGACTgtcataaacttggtcaaacaaCAGAGGCATTGCATGATTGAATGCATCCCTGTCCCATGCGAAGTTTCAAACAAAGCGCCCATGTACTTCAAGAAG GCAATTGATGAAGTTGAAGAGGAATGGTCCCAGCACGAGATGAAGAAGCTCATTCCAACGAGCGGTAACCTGCGGCAGGTCATCCCGGAGAACTTCGCCTACTTCCACGTGGAGTTTGGCCTGGACCGTGGGTTTGTCCACGTGATCGACGACGAGAGCAAGTTCGGTGCTGGTTTCGGGCTGAATGTACTCAGAGGGGTGCTCCGGTTGCCGGGGGAGGACATGCACCGTCGCCGGAGGCACGAGTCCATGGATAACCAGAAGCAAGCTGTTGCCGGCTTCATGAAAGGCTGGGAGCCCTTCGACTGGACGAAGCAGCTCGAGTAG
- the LOC123113257 gene encoding vacuolar sorting protein 18 yields the protein MDAGQLFSVDPLERQAARGHGAVTSMAAGSDVIVLGTSRGWLVRHDFSFEDALDIDLGGGRSGDHAVHRVFLDPGGKHCVVTVIHPGGAETYYHHARWPRPKPLPRLRGLLVNAVAWNRQAITEASTKEVILGTEAGQIFEMAVDEADKKEKYVKLLFELTELREGIKDLQMETAVVGNATRYYVMAVTPTRLYSFTGIGSLETVFASYTDRAIHFMELPGEIPNSELHFFIKQRRAKHFGWLSGAGIYYGELNFGAQHSSTGGDENFVENKGFFDYSKLGDSNIKPASFAVSEFHFLLLIEDKIKVVNRISQQIVEELVVDNTAESSKGIIGLCSDASTGVFYAFDETSIFQVSTSDEGRDMWQVYLDMKAYAVALSHCLNPFQRDQVYLVQADAAFAAKEYYIAASFYAKMNYILSFEEISLKFISVGEQDALRTFLLRRLDNLTKDDKMQITMISTWATELYLDKINRLLLEDGTGTTTNTVTNSNSSAYRSVVDEFRAFLSDSKDVLDEATTMILLESYGRVDELVYFAGLKGQYEIVVHHYIQQGEARKALEVLQRHNVPEDLVYKFAPDLIMLDAYETVESWMMARNKLNPGKLIPAMMRYVSEPHAKNETHEVIKYLEFCVKDLNNEDPGVHNLLLSLYSKKEDESQLLQFLDTKFGSGQANGPEFFYEPQYALRLCLQARRMRACVRIYSMMSMHEEAVALALRVDLELAKAEADKVEDDEELRKKLWLKVAKHVIEQEKGVKRENIKKAIEFLSETNNLLKIEDILPFFPDFVLIDDFKEEICKSLKDYNSQIEQLKAEMDDATRGADNIRSDIGALAQRFTVIDREEECGVCRRKILTVGGLHQVGRSYTSVGHMAPFYVFPCGHAFHANCLIAHVTRCTSQVQAERILNLQKQLSLMDRKAAKDNGGTGNGESIASSAPTVDKLRSQLDDAVASECPFCGDLMIKEISLPFILPQESVEKASWEIKPQPASQKILPMTMSI from the exons ATGGATGCTGGCCAGCTCTTCTCCGTCGACCCCCTAGAGCGCCAGGCCGCGAGGGGCCACGGGGCCGTCACCTCTATGGCTGCTGGCAGTGATGTCATCGTCCTTGGCACCTCCCGTGGCTGGCTCGTCCGCCACGACTTCTCCTTTGAGGACGCCCTGG ATATCGACCTTGGGGGCGGCCGCTCCGGCGACCATGCAGTGCACCGGGTTTTCCTGGACCCCGGTGGCAAGCACTGTGTTGTCACGGTGATCCACCCGGGTGGCGCAGAGACATACTACCACCATGCCAGGTGGCCGCGCCCAAAGCCACTCCCCCGCCTCCGTGGCCTCCTCGTCAATGCTGTTGCCTGGAATCGCCAAGCCATCACCGAAG CGTCAACCAAGGAGGTGATCCTGGGGACCGAGGCTGGACAGATCTTTGAGATGGCCGTGGACGAGGCTGATAAGAAGGAGAAGTATGTGAAGTTGCTCTTCGAGCTCACCGAGCTGCGAGAGGGCATCAAGGACCTGCAG ATGGAGACAGCTGTGGTTGGGAACGCCACGAGATACTATGTGATGGCTGTCACACCCACACGGCTTTACTCGTTCACCGGCATTGGTTCTCTGGAA ACTGTTTTTGCTAGCTATACCGACCGTGCCATTCACTTCATGGAGCTCCCAGGAGAAATACCTAATAG TGAACTACACTTCTTTATCAAGCAAAGAAGGGCTAAACACTTTGGATGGCTTTCTGGAGCTGGAATTTATTACGGTGAACTCAATTTTGGAGCTCAACACAG CTCTACGGGTGGAGATGAAAACTTTGTGGAAAACAAAGGTTTCTTTGACTATTCAAAACTTGGAGATTCCAACATAAAACCAGCGTCATTTGCAGTGTCTGAGTTCCATTTTCTGCTCTTGATTGAAGACAAAATTAAG GTAGTGAACAGAATCAGTCAGCAAATTGTGGAGGAGCTTGTAGTTGATAATACAGCTGAATCTTCAAAAGGAATCATCGGGCTTTGTAGTGATGCATCAACTGGAGTTTTCTATGCATTTGATGAAACCTCTATATTCCAG GTTTCTACGTCTGATGAGGGTCGTGACATGTGGCAAGTGTACTTGGATATGAAGGCATATGCTGTTGCTTTGTCCCATTGCCTTAACCCTTTCCAAAGGGACCAAGTTTATCTCGTGCAG GCTGATGCTGCATTtgctgcaaaagaatattacatagcAGCTTCATTTTATGCAAAG ATGAACTATATTTTATCATTTGAAGAGATCAGTTTAAAGTTTATATCCGTAGGTGAGCAG GATGCTCTCAGGACTTTCTTATTGAGAAGGCTTGATAACCTCACCAAAGATGACAAGATGCAAATAACGATGATCTCGACTTGGGCTACTGAACTGTACTTAGATAAG ATTAACCGTCTCCTGTTGGAAGATGGCACAGGCACCACTACAAATACAGTAACAAATTCCAATAGCTCGGCATATCGTTCAGTAGTAGATGAATTCCGTGCGTTTCTCAGTGATAGCAAAGATGTATTAGATGAAGCAACAACAATGATACTACTGGAAAG TTATGGCAGAGTGGATGAGCTGGTGTATTTTGCTGGTTTGAAGGGCCAGTATGAAATTGTGGTTCATCATTACATTCAG CAAGGAGAAGCAAGGAAAGCCTTGGAAGTGCTTCAACGACATAATGTTCCAGAAGACCTTGTG TATAAATTTGCCCCAGATTTAATCATGTTAGATGCTTACGAGACCGTCGAATCATGGATGATGGCAAGAAACAAGTTGAATCCAGGGAAGCTTATACCAGCAATGATGCGTTATGTGAGCGAACCACATGCCAA GAATGAAACTCATGAGGTCATTAAGTACTTGGAATTTTGTGTCAAAGATTTGAACAATGAGGATCCTGGAGTCCACAATTTGTTGCTCTCATTGTATTCCAAGAAG GAGGACGAGTCCCAGCTTTTACAATTTCTCGACACCAAGTTTGGTAGTGGACAAGCAAATGGACCTGAGTTCTTTTACGAACCCCAGTATGCTCTGCGTCTATGTCTCCAAGCAAGGAGGATGCGTGCTTGTGTTCGTATTTACAGCATGATGTCCATGCATGAGGAAGCTGTGGCACTTGCTTTGAGG GTGGACTTGGAGCTTGCAAAGGCAGAAGCAGACAAagttgaagatgatgaagagctTAGGAAGAAGCTGTGGCTTAAGGTTGCAAAGCATGTCATCGAGCAAGAGAAAGGAGTCAAGAGGGAGAACATAAAGAAAGCTATAGAATTTCTATCAGAAACTAACAACTTGCTGAAGATTGAGGATATCTTGCCATTTTTCCCAGACTTCGTATTGATTGATGACTTTAAA GAAGAAATCTGCAAATCTCTCAAGGACTATAATAGCCAGATTGAGCAACTGAAGGCTGAGATGGATGATGCTACGCGTGGAGCAGACAACATAAGAAGTGATATTGGTGCCCTTGCTCAGAGATTTACAGTGATTGATCGCGAGGAGGAATGTGGG GTATGCCGGCGCAAAATATTGACCGTGGGAGGATTGCACCAGGTAGGGAGAAGCTATACGTCTGTTGGACACATGGCCCCCTTCTATGTGTTTCCCTGCGGACACGCCTTCCACGCGAATTGTTTGATTGCCCATGTAACTCGCTGCACCAGCCAAGTGCAA GCTGAGAGAATACTGAACCTTCAGAAGCAGCTGAGCTTGATGGACAGGAAAGCAGCAAAAGACAACGGCGGGACCGGGAACGGTGAATCTATTGCCAGTAGCGCGCCAACAGTCGACAAG CTGAGGTCACAGCTGGACGACGCCGTGGCGAGCGAGTGCCCCTTCTGCGGCGACCTGATGATCAAGGAGATCTCGCTGCCTTTCATTCTCCCTCAAGAGTCGGTCGAGAAGGCTTCATGGGAGATCAAGCCGCAGCCGGCGTCTCAGAAGATTCTCCCGATGACCATGTCTATATGA